From Piscinibacter gummiphilus:
CCGGTTGGCGGAACCGGGCCTTTTTTTCGCCTTGTCTTTCCGCGCGTCAGAAGAAATGCAAATCCAGATCGCCGTGCGCGTAGATCACGACGCCGGTGTCGGTCTGCGTGAGCCGGTGGCCGGTGCCTGAAGGGGCAAGCTGGTAGTCGCCTGATTGCAGCAGCACGTCGTCGAGAAAGAGTTCGCCCTGCACCATCAGGCATTCCTCGTCGTGGCCGTGGGTGTGCCGTGGCACTGCGGCGCCGGGGTCTGCGGCATAGAGCAAGGCCGCCTGGCCGTCGTCCTGCCACAGCACGCGGCGCCGGATGCCCGGTGCGAAATGAGGCCAGCCCGCCTCGGCGTCGCGCACGCTCAGCGGTGCGCTCCCAGGAGTCGCGAGGGCGGCCGATTCGCGCAGGAAGAGCCAGGCGGCTTCCGGCGCCTGCCAGCGCGGCGTGGCCAGGCCCGCCGGGGTGGCGTGGTAGTCGAGCGCGCCGAAGTCGCCGTGCGCTGAGTTCACGCGCCCGGCCAGCACCAGCCACTCGCGATGACGCGCGCTCAGCGTGGCGTCGCCGCCGAGCATGGCGGCATCGAGCCAGGTGCCTGCGGCGAGCTCGATCAGCCGCACGCGCAGCGGCTCGCCAGGGCGCTGCCCTGTGCCTCGGTAAAGGGTCTGCGCGGTGACGCCCGCGGCCAGCGACTCGCGCGGGGCATTCCTGCGGCGCGTCGTCACCATGCCGGCCTCGGTGGCATGCGAAGCCGCCACCCGCGCCATCAGGCGGGCGCGAAGGGGGGAGCGCGAGGCGTCGTTCATCGAAGGTTTCATCATGAGGCGCTCATCGAGCGCAGGGCTTTTGGGCCTAGGGTTTCGCGCAAGGTGGCCAGGGCGCGCCGGATCTGCGACTTCACGGTGCCCAGCGGCAGCGCGGTGTGGGTGGCGATCTCTTCGTGGCTCAGGCCACGGAAGAACGCAAGCGCCACCAGCTGGCGCGGCTGCGCGTGCAGCAGCATCAGCGCCCGTTGCAGTTCGGCGTGGCTGCGGGCCAGGTCGAGCAGCTCGTCGTGGCCGGTGTCTTCCAGCGGCAGTTCCGCAGCCGCCTCGGCATCGAGGCTCTCGTGCCGGAAGCGCGCCTCGTGGCGCACCGCGTCGATGGCCCGCGAGCGCGCCATGTTCAGAAGCCAGGTGAGCGCCCGGCCGCGCGCGGGGTCGAAGCGCGGCGCCTGGCGCCAGACCTGGAAGAAGGTGTCTTCCACCACCTCCTCGGCCAGCGACGCGCGCCGCACCACCCGCAGCACCACGCCGTACACGCGCGAGAGCGTGGCGTCGTAGAGCATGGCCAGCGCCCGCTCGTCGTGCTCGACGATGCGGCCGATCCAGCCGGCGAGGTCGGCGTCGCTGGCCGCGAGTGCGCACGCCCGCTCGGCATCCGGCTCGGTCTCGACCACGTCGGGCGGTGGCTCGGGGTCGTCGAACAGCATGGCAGGGGCGTCCAGGGGCGCGAAGCGGGTCGGCATGGCGTTCATGCCCGGGTGGTACGCCGCGCTCCCGGGTTTGGATGCATCCACGGGCTGACGCCGGCCGTATGGGCTTGCAGACCCTGAAGGAGCCGCATGCCGAGCTGTCATTTCGACCTGGTGAGCCATTGGCGCATCGAGGCGCCTGTCGAGCGGGTGTGGGCCGCCCTCGTCGCACCCGAAAGCTGGCCGCGCTGGTGGCCTTACGTGCGCTCGGTGCGCCTGCTCAAGGTGGGCCGCGCCGATGGCGTGGGCAGCGTGCGCCGCATCGAGTGGGCCACCCGCCTGCCCTACGGGATGGTGATCGACGTGGAGTCGATCGAGTCGCGGCACCACGAGCGCCTGCGTGGCCGCTCGTGCGGCGCCCTGCGCGGCGAAGGGCTGTGGCTGCTGCGCGGCGAAGAGGGCTGCACCGACGTCACCTATGTGTGGCGCGTGGAGCTGGCACAGCGCTGGATGCGCTGGCTGGCGCCGCTGCTGGCCCCGGCGTTCCGCTGGAACCACCGTGGGGTGATGCGCGCCGGGGGCCTCGGGCTCGGGCGCCACCTCGGCGTGGGGTCGCGCGTGCTGTGTTGAGCGGAGTAAAGGGTCAGCCGCGTGTCCACACGGCGCCGAGCAAGACCAGCGCGAGCCACGCGCCGGTGGCCACCATCAGCAGCACCGGCCGCCAGCCTGCGCGGCTCAGGTGGGGGAACGAGGTCTTCATGCCCAGCCCCGCCACGCCGAGCATCAGGCAGGCGCGCGAGGCGATGCCGAGCTCGTGTTCGACCTGGCGCAGCAGGCCCAGCGAGTTGAGCGTGGCCATCGCGACGAAGAGCCACAGAAAGCCCGGCACCAGCCCGCCGAGGCGCCGCGCCAGCGCCTTGGGCCCCCGCTCGCGTGGGGCGGCTCCCCTGCGGCTCGCGATCGACACCCCCAGCACCACCACGACCAGCAGGCTCACGCGCAGGAGCTTCACCACCGACGCCGCGTCGCCCGCCGCGGGCGAAAGGGAATAGCCCGCCACCACCACCTGCGCCACATCGTGGATGCTGCCGCCGATGAAGAGCCCGGCGTCGGCCGGCGAGAGCTGCAGGCGGCGTGCGATCACGGGGTAGGCCACCATCGCCACCGTCGACAGGAGCGTGGCCATCACCACCACGATCAGCGCATGGCGCTCGGGCGGCGTCTCGTCTTCGCGAGCGCGCGGCAGCACCGCCGCGATCGCGAGCGCCGCCGAGGCCCCGCAGATGGCCGTGGCGCCACCGGCCAGCACGCCCAGTGCCGCCGGCAGGCGCAGCGCCTTCGCGAGCCACCAGCCGCAGAGCAGCGTGCTCGCCACT
This genomic window contains:
- a CDS encoding SRPBCC family protein, which encodes MPSCHFDLVSHWRIEAPVERVWAALVAPESWPRWWPYVRSVRLLKVGRADGVGSVRRIEWATRLPYGMVIDVESIESRHHERLRGRSCGALRGEGLWLLRGEEGCTDVTYVWRVELAQRWMRWLAPLLAPAFRWNHRGVMRAGGLGLGRHLGVGSRVLC
- a CDS encoding YeiH family protein, which produces MFARTSFLDASAHSLKRVWPGTATCLLIALAASFVATLHQGPPMLYALLFGTVVHYQSLEDRTAPGVDFCSRTLLRLGVGLLGARITWEQVASLGAPTVLIVLGAVASTLLCGWWLAKALRLPAALGVLAGGATAICGASAALAIAAVLPRAREDETPPERHALIVVVMATLLSTVAMVAYPVIARRLQLSPADAGLFIGGSIHDVAQVVVAGYSLSPAAGDAASVVKLLRVSLLVVVVLGVSIASRRGAAPRERGPKALARRLGGLVPGFLWLFVAMATLNSLGLLRQVEHELGIASRACLMLGVAGLGMKTSFPHLSRAGWRPVLLMVATGAWLALVLLGAVWTRG
- a CDS encoding sigma-70 family RNA polymerase sigma factor, which translates into the protein MNAMPTRFAPLDAPAMLFDDPEPPPDVVETEPDAERACALAASDADLAGWIGRIVEHDERALAMLYDATLSRVYGVVLRVVRRASLAEEVVEDTFFQVWRQAPRFDPARGRALTWLLNMARSRAIDAVRHEARFRHESLDAEAAAELPLEDTGHDELLDLARSHAELQRALMLLHAQPRQLVALAFFRGLSHEEIATHTALPLGTVKSQIRRALATLRETLGPKALRSMSAS
- a CDS encoding cupin domain-containing protein; amino-acid sequence: MMKPSMNDASRSPLRARLMARVAASHATEAGMVTTRRRNAPRESLAAGVTAQTLYRGTGQRPGEPLRVRLIELAAGTWLDAAMLGGDATLSARHREWLVLAGRVNSAHGDFGALDYHATPAGLATPRWQAPEAAWLFLRESAALATPGSAPLSVRDAEAGWPHFAPGIRRRVLWQDDGQAALLYAADPGAAVPRHTHGHDEECLMVQGELFLDDVLLQSGDYQLAPSGTGHRLTQTDTGVVIYAHGDLDLHFF